The following coding sequences lie in one Lemur catta isolate mLemCat1 chromosome 11, mLemCat1.pri, whole genome shotgun sequence genomic window:
- the CPA4 gene encoding carboxypeptidase A4 isoform X2, whose amino-acid sequence MRWILFFGALIGTSICGREKFFGDQVFRINARNGDEISKLSQLVNSDNFKLNVWQSPSTFGRPVDVLVPSVSLQLVKSFLASQGLNYSVTIEDLQIYREMDSIAADFPDLASRVRIGHSFENRPLYVLKFSTREGERRPAIWLNAGIHSREWISQATAIWTARKIVSDYQKDPAITSILERMDIFLLPVANPDGYVYAQTKNRFWRKTRSLNPGSPCIGTDANRNWNASFAGKGASDNPCSEVYHGPHPNSEVEVKSVVDFIQKHGNFKCFIDLHSYSQLLLYPYGYMVKKAPDADELDVVAKRAAKTLASLSGTEYQVGPTATTIYPASGSSPDWAYDNGIKYAFTFELRDTGHYGFLLPASQIIPTAEETWLGLRTIMEHVRDHLY is encoded by the exons ATGAGGTGGATACTGTTCTTTGGGGCCCTTATTGGGACCAGCATCTGTGGCCGAGAAAAATTTTTTGG GGACCAAGTTTTTAGGATTAATGCGAGAAATGGAGACGAGATCAGCAAATTGAGTCAGCTAGTGAATTCGGACAATTTTAAG CTCAATGTCTGGCAATCTCCCTCCACCTTCGGTCGGCCTGTGGATGTCCTGGTGCCGTCAGTCAGTCTGCAGCTAGTCAAATCCTTCCTGGCGTCCCAGGGTCTGAACTACTCAGTGACAATTGAAGACCTGCAG ATTTACCGCGAGATGGACAGCATTGCCGCAGATTTTCCTGACCTGGCAAGCCGGGTGAGGATTGGACATTCGTTTGAAAACCGGCCGTTATATGTCCTGAAG tTCAGCACCCGGGAAGGCGAGCGGAGGCCGGCCATCTGGCTGAACGCGGGCATTCATTCCCGAGAGTGGATCTCCCAGGCCACCGCAATCTGGACGGCGAGGAAG ATTGTATCTGATTACCAGAAGGATCCAGCTATCACCTCCATCTTGGAGAGAATGGATATTTTCTTGTTGCCTGTGGCCAATCCTGATGGATATGTGTACGCTCAAACTAAA AACCGATTCTGGAGGAAGACACGGTCCCTAAATCCTGGAAGCCCCTGCATTGGCACTGATGCGAATAGGAATTGGAACGCTAGTTTTGCAG GAAAGGGAGCCAGTGACAACCCTTGCTCTGAAGTGTACCACGGACCCCACCCCAATTCGGAAGTGGAGGTGAAATCGGTGGTAGATTTCATCCAAAAGCATGGGAATTTCAAATGCTTCATCGACCTGCACAGCTACTCGCAGCTGCTGTTGTATCCATATGGGTACATGGTCAAAAAGGCCCCAGATGCTGACGAGCTG GATGTGGTGGCCAAGCGTGCGGCCAAGACTCTGGCTTCCCTGTCGGGCACTGAGTACCAAGTGGGTCCCACCGCCACCACCATCT ATCCAGCCAGTGGGAGCAGCCCCGACTGGGCATACGACAATGGCATCAAGTACGCGTTCACATTTGAGTTGAGAGACACAGGGCACTATGGCTTCCTCCTGCCGGCCAGCCAGATCATCCCCACCGCAGAGGAGACCTGGCTGGGACTGAGGACCATCATGGAGCACGTGCGGGACCACCTCTACTAG
- the CPA4 gene encoding carboxypeptidase A4 isoform X1, translated as MRWILFFGALIGTSICGREKFFGDQVFRINARNGDEISKLSQLVNSDNFKLNVWQSPSTFGRPVDVLVPSVSLQLVKSFLASQGLNYSVTIEDLQGLLDNEDEEMQHNEGQERSGNNFNYGAYHSLEAIYREMDSIAADFPDLASRVRIGHSFENRPLYVLKFSTREGERRPAIWLNAGIHSREWISQATAIWTARKIVSDYQKDPAITSILERMDIFLLPVANPDGYVYAQTKNRFWRKTRSLNPGSPCIGTDANRNWNASFAGKGASDNPCSEVYHGPHPNSEVEVKSVVDFIQKHGNFKCFIDLHSYSQLLLYPYGYMVKKAPDADELDVVAKRAAKTLASLSGTEYQVGPTATTIYPASGSSPDWAYDNGIKYAFTFELRDTGHYGFLLPASQIIPTAEETWLGLRTIMEHVRDHLY; from the exons ATGAGGTGGATACTGTTCTTTGGGGCCCTTATTGGGACCAGCATCTGTGGCCGAGAAAAATTTTTTGG GGACCAAGTTTTTAGGATTAATGCGAGAAATGGAGACGAGATCAGCAAATTGAGTCAGCTAGTGAATTCGGACAATTTTAAG CTCAATGTCTGGCAATCTCCCTCCACCTTCGGTCGGCCTGTGGATGTCCTGGTGCCGTCAGTCAGTCTGCAGCTAGTCAAATCCTTCCTGGCGTCCCAGGGTCTGAACTACTCAGTGACAATTGAAGACCTGCAG GGCCTTTTAGATAATGAAGATGAAGAAATGCAACACAATGAAGGGCAAGAACGGAGTGGCAATAACTTCAACTATGGGGCTTACCATTCTCTGGAAGCT ATTTACCGCGAGATGGACAGCATTGCCGCAGATTTTCCTGACCTGGCAAGCCGGGTGAGGATTGGACATTCGTTTGAAAACCGGCCGTTATATGTCCTGAAG tTCAGCACCCGGGAAGGCGAGCGGAGGCCGGCCATCTGGCTGAACGCGGGCATTCATTCCCGAGAGTGGATCTCCCAGGCCACCGCAATCTGGACGGCGAGGAAG ATTGTATCTGATTACCAGAAGGATCCAGCTATCACCTCCATCTTGGAGAGAATGGATATTTTCTTGTTGCCTGTGGCCAATCCTGATGGATATGTGTACGCTCAAACTAAA AACCGATTCTGGAGGAAGACACGGTCCCTAAATCCTGGAAGCCCCTGCATTGGCACTGATGCGAATAGGAATTGGAACGCTAGTTTTGCAG GAAAGGGAGCCAGTGACAACCCTTGCTCTGAAGTGTACCACGGACCCCACCCCAATTCGGAAGTGGAGGTGAAATCGGTGGTAGATTTCATCCAAAAGCATGGGAATTTCAAATGCTTCATCGACCTGCACAGCTACTCGCAGCTGCTGTTGTATCCATATGGGTACATGGTCAAAAAGGCCCCAGATGCTGACGAGCTG GATGTGGTGGCCAAGCGTGCGGCCAAGACTCTGGCTTCCCTGTCGGGCACTGAGTACCAAGTGGGTCCCACCGCCACCACCATCT ATCCAGCCAGTGGGAGCAGCCCCGACTGGGCATACGACAATGGCATCAAGTACGCGTTCACATTTGAGTTGAGAGACACAGGGCACTATGGCTTCCTCCTGCCGGCCAGCCAGATCATCCCCACCGCAGAGGAGACCTGGCTGGGACTGAGGACCATCATGGAGCACGTGCGGGACCACCTCTACTAG